In Microbulbifer agarilyticus, the DNA window TGCGCATGCGCCCATCGCGTGTTGCGAATTTCCTGTAGCCAGAGATCTGTAATCACCGCATTGGTTTCGACCCGGGTATCACCCCAGAAACCGTTGTTGTAGGGAGCGCCCCACATGGGCTGCTCATCCCAGTTACAATTTATATAGGCAACTGCCCGTATCACATCTTGATTCTGATCAATGTATTCGAAGAAGGGCGCAAACCACTGTTGCCAAATATCGGCGCCAGCCACCGCAATTTTTCCTTGAGCGGGCGGGCCGTCGATCATTACGTTAATGTTGGCATTAAATTCCTGTTTCAGGTCGTAGCCCTGGGGGGCGGCTTCAGCGACGAAGACCGGTTTTTGTTTTGCGCGGGAAAACTCGAGGATTTGATCGGCCAGCTCGCGCTGGGTTGCCATTTCCTCTTTTGGGATGTCTGAGTGAATACCGGATTCGTCGATCAACAAAAACCAGGAGAGGCCAATCCAGTCCACATATTCATCGCCCGGATACCAGATGCTGATATCTGCCTCGTATTTACCTTCGATGGCGTCATCGGCCGGTGACGCGGAACCTTGCCAGATAAAGGCCACATTCTCGGGGCCTTTGTCGCCGGTGCCGCCGGCGCGGATACGGGTCACGATATGCTGCCACGCGGCCACATACTCATTGGCTTTTTCATAGCCCTGATTCCACACTCCGTCGAACTCATAGCCAATGCGCAAAAATACCGGAGACTCTACCAGGCGAATGAAATCCGCCAGCTTGTCAATTTCCGCATCAAAATCCCCCGCTGCAATACCGGCCAAACCGCCTTCGCGAAAGGACTCGTTTATATCCAGGCCGATAGCCAGAGCCGAGCCTGGAAAATCCGTTGCCAGCTTCCAGGCATTTGCCGGTCCGCCGCCCCAGTCTGCGGCACGCTCGGTGGGCTGCAGGTCGTTGTCCAGGCCCATGCCACCAAAATATTTGTCTGGATTGCGCAGTTCGTAGATCGGCACAATGTAGGCAGTTACCCCACCCGGCGCTGGAAAGAAGCCGCTGTCTACATAGCTGTCGATGGATTTGCGATCCTGACCGATAAACAACAGCTGACGTTTGTCACTGGGGACAAATGGTGCGGTGAAATCCGCAGCCTGCACTTTTTCTACATCGGTCTCTGCTGCGATGCCGGCCGACGGCTGTTCGCGGTCACAGGCGACGAGTGACAGTAGCGCACCGGCCACCAGGCCGGCACCGAGATGTCGTGCGAGGGTGAACTTGGTGATCATGACGCTGCTTCCAGATCGGCGACTGCCGATACTTGCAACTCATTCGCTTCAGGCGCCTTGGAATCCGCCGACAGTTGCTCATAGGAAAAATGGCTGAAGTCTGCGTGGCGCCCCTGTTCATTTACGTCACAGGCAAAAATACCGACCATGCTACCGGTGAACTTAAAGATCAGGTTGCCATATTCGTCCGAGAGCGGTGTGCTGTTCAGGCGCGGGCCGATGTTGGCCCAGTGGCGCCCGTCGGTGGAGTAACTGAACTGGTACCACTGGGTATCCAGTGTGACCCTGAGGTA includes these proteins:
- a CDS encoding glycoside hydrolase family 26 protein codes for the protein MITKFTLARHLGAGLVAGALLSLVACDREQPSAGIAAETDVEKVQAADFTAPFVPSDKRQLLFIGQDRKSIDSYVDSGFFPAPGGVTAYIVPIYELRNPDKYFGGMGLDNDLQPTERAADWGGGPANAWKLATDFPGSALAIGLDINESFREGGLAGIAAGDFDAEIDKLADFIRLVESPVFLRIGYEFDGVWNQGYEKANEYVAAWQHIVTRIRAGGTGDKGPENVAFIWQGSASPADDAIEGKYEADISIWYPGDEYVDWIGLSWFLLIDESGIHSDIPKEEMATQRELADQILEFSRAKQKPVFVAEAAPQGYDLKQEFNANINVMIDGPPAQGKIAVAGADIWQQWFAPFFEYIDQNQDVIRAVAYINCNWDEQPMWGAPYNNGFWGDTRVETNAVITDLWLQEIRNTRWAHAQSLQKNLMH